A single Phoenix dactylifera cultivar Barhee BC4 chromosome 1, palm_55x_up_171113_PBpolish2nd_filt_p, whole genome shotgun sequence DNA region contains:
- the LOC103710648 gene encoding phosphatidylinositol/phosphatidylcholine transfer protein SFH13-like isoform X1: MSGKEGLEGVLAYDERKERRSDVENSEDERRRLSIGSLKKKAWHASSRLTHSLKKRGKRKVDYRASSVSIEDIRDAEEECAVYAFRQELISRNLLPDRHDDYHMLLRFLKARKFDFDKTIQMWAEMLQWRKEFGTDTILEDFEFEELEEVLRCYPQGYHGVDKEGRPVYIERIGKVEPNKLMYITTVDRYIKYHVQEFERAFHEKFPACSIAAKRHVDSTTTILDVHGVGLKNFSKTARELLLTMQKIDGDYYPETLHQMFIVNAGSGFKLLWNTVKGFLDPKTTAKIHVLGSKFQHRLLEAIDASQLPDFLGGSCTCLAEGGCLKSNNGPWKDPNIMKLVRNARTTSSRHARRVLHGELLGGYLTKPPPLKGRSSDISTAESGSDFDDLGSPIATGLAEYIHLPPVCEEVRARDLTAYYSCDDHFVVVDKAVDCGRRGPVSDKACLELKDQGRLSNGSATSSSPDNLTSESCVTTKEDSEEGIFQYVARIIITFLVGLLSCFCILGRREERRLGNNHPSDILDPTANNHPAMETIEEHLSPCLERLQRLEIMFDELSSKPSEIPLDKEHVLLESWDRIKSVECDLERTKKVLQATLMKQLEIADSLEAVQESNLRRRRFC, translated from the exons ATGTCAGGTAAGG AAGGTCTTGAAGGAGTGCTTGCTTATGATGAGAGAAAGGAAAGGAGATCAGATGTGGAGAATTCAGAAGATGAAAGAAGAAGATTATCAATAGGGTCGCTAAAGAAAAAGGCATGGCATGCTTCAAGCAGATTAACCCATTCTCTTAAGAAACGGGGGAAAAGGAAAGTTGATTACAGGGCTTCTTCGGTTTCCATTGAGGATATAAGAGATGCAGAAGAAGAGTGTGCAGTCTATGCATTCCGACAAGAACTTATTTCTAGAAATTTGTTGCCTGATAGGCATGATGATTACCACATGCTGCTCAG ATTTTTGAAAGCTAGGAAGTTTGACTTTGACAAAACTATTCAGATGTGGGCTGAGATGCTTCAGTGGAGAAAAGAATTTGGAACAGATACCATATTGGAG GATTTTGAGTTTGAAGAGCTGGAGGAAGTCCTGCGCTGCTATCCTCAGGGTTACCATGGAGTTGACAAAGAGGGAAGACCTGTATATATAGAAAGGATAGGAAAAGTTGAGCCAAATAAGCTTATGTACATCACCACAGTAGATCGCTACATAAAGTATCATGTACAGGAATTTGAGAGAGCTTTTCATGAAAAGTTTCCTGCATGTTCAATTGCAGCCAAGAGACACGTTGATTCGACAACTACGATATTGGATGTGCATGGTGTG GGTCTGAAAAATTTTAGCAAGACTGCAAGAGAACTCCTGCTAACAATGCAGAAAATAGATGGTGATTACTATCCTGAG ACTCTACATCAAATGTTCATTGTTAATGCTGGTTCCGGCTTTAAGCTGCTCTGGAACACAGTGAAGGGTTTTCTTGACCCCAAAACTACTGCAAAGATACAT GTATTGGGATCAAAATTTCAGCATAGACTACTAGAAGCTATCGATGCAAG CCAACTGCCAGACTTCTTGGGTGGCTCTTGCACATGCCTTGCTGAGGGGGGGTGTCTTAAGTCTAATAACGGACCATGGAAGGATCCTAACATTATGAAG CTTGTGCGTAATGCTCGAACGACTTCGTCAAGGCATGCTAGACGAGTATTGCATGGAGAACTGCTAGGTGGCTACTTAACAAAGCCACCTCCTCTGAAG GGAAGAAGCAGCGATATATCAACAGCTGAATCTGGATCGGATTTTGATGATCTTGGCTCTCCTATTGCAACTGGGTTGGCTGAATATATTCATTTGCCTCCGGTTTGTGAGGAA GTCAGGGCAAGAGATTTGACAGCTTACTACAGTTGCGAtgaccattttgttgtggtcgACAAAGCTGTGGATTGTGGTAGAAGAGGACCAGTGTCTGATAAAGCATGTTTAGAGCTTAAAGATCAAGGGAGGCTGTCCAATGGTAGTGCAACATCAAGTTCACCAG ATAATTTGACCAGTGAGAGCTGCGTTACCACAAAGGAGGATTCAGAGGAAGGAATTTTCCAATATGTCGCAAGAATAATCATAACGTTTCTTGTTGGACTTCTATCCTGCTTTTGTATTTTAGGTAGGAGAGAAGAGAGACGATTGGGAAACAACCATCCTTCGGATATACTGGATCCCACTGCCAACAACCATCCAGCTATGGAAACTATTGAAGAACATCTCAGTCCTTGTTTAGAGCGCCTTCAGAGGCTTGAGATAATGTTCGATGAGCTAAGCAGCAAGCCTTCAGAGATTCCTTTAGACAAAGAGCATGTGCTTCTGGAATCTTGGGACAGAATAAAGTCAGTTGAGTGTGACCTTGAGAGGACCAAAAAA GTTTTACAGGCCACATTGATGAAGCAACTGGAAATTGCCGACTCATTAGAAGCTGTGCAGGAGTCAAACCTTCGG AGGCGGAGATTTTGTTGA
- the LOC103710648 gene encoding phosphatidylinositol/phosphatidylcholine transfer protein SFH13-like isoform X3, with translation MSEGLEGVLAYDERKERRSDVENSEDERRRLSIGSLKKKAWHASSRLTHSLKKRGKRKVDYRASSVSIEDIRDAEEECAVYAFRQELISRNLLPDRHDDYHMLLRFLKARKFDFDKTIQMWAEMLQWRKEFGTDTILEDFEFEELEEVLRCYPQGYHGVDKEGRPVYIERIGKVEPNKLMYITTVDRYIKYHVQEFERAFHEKFPACSIAAKRHVDSTTTILDVHGVGLKNFSKTARELLLTMQKIDGDYYPETLHQMFIVNAGSGFKLLWNTVKGFLDPKTTAKIHVLGSKFQHRLLEAIDASQLPDFLGGSCTCLAEGGCLKSNNGPWKDPNIMKLVRNARTTSSRHARRVLHGELLGGYLTKPPPLKGRSSDISTAESGSDFDDLGSPIATGLAEYIHLPPVCEEVRARDLTAYYSCDDHFVVVDKAVDCGRRGPVSDKACLELKDQGRLSNGSATSSSPDNLTSESCVTTKEDSEEGIFQYVARIIITFLVGLLSCFCILGRREERRLGNNHPSDILDPTANNHPAMETIEEHLSPCLERLQRLEIMFDELSSKPSEIPLDKEHVLLESWDRIKSVECDLERTKKVLQATLMKQLEIADSLEAVQESNLRRRRFC, from the exons ATGTCAG AAGGTCTTGAAGGAGTGCTTGCTTATGATGAGAGAAAGGAAAGGAGATCAGATGTGGAGAATTCAGAAGATGAAAGAAGAAGATTATCAATAGGGTCGCTAAAGAAAAAGGCATGGCATGCTTCAAGCAGATTAACCCATTCTCTTAAGAAACGGGGGAAAAGGAAAGTTGATTACAGGGCTTCTTCGGTTTCCATTGAGGATATAAGAGATGCAGAAGAAGAGTGTGCAGTCTATGCATTCCGACAAGAACTTATTTCTAGAAATTTGTTGCCTGATAGGCATGATGATTACCACATGCTGCTCAG ATTTTTGAAAGCTAGGAAGTTTGACTTTGACAAAACTATTCAGATGTGGGCTGAGATGCTTCAGTGGAGAAAAGAATTTGGAACAGATACCATATTGGAG GATTTTGAGTTTGAAGAGCTGGAGGAAGTCCTGCGCTGCTATCCTCAGGGTTACCATGGAGTTGACAAAGAGGGAAGACCTGTATATATAGAAAGGATAGGAAAAGTTGAGCCAAATAAGCTTATGTACATCACCACAGTAGATCGCTACATAAAGTATCATGTACAGGAATTTGAGAGAGCTTTTCATGAAAAGTTTCCTGCATGTTCAATTGCAGCCAAGAGACACGTTGATTCGACAACTACGATATTGGATGTGCATGGTGTG GGTCTGAAAAATTTTAGCAAGACTGCAAGAGAACTCCTGCTAACAATGCAGAAAATAGATGGTGATTACTATCCTGAG ACTCTACATCAAATGTTCATTGTTAATGCTGGTTCCGGCTTTAAGCTGCTCTGGAACACAGTGAAGGGTTTTCTTGACCCCAAAACTACTGCAAAGATACAT GTATTGGGATCAAAATTTCAGCATAGACTACTAGAAGCTATCGATGCAAG CCAACTGCCAGACTTCTTGGGTGGCTCTTGCACATGCCTTGCTGAGGGGGGGTGTCTTAAGTCTAATAACGGACCATGGAAGGATCCTAACATTATGAAG CTTGTGCGTAATGCTCGAACGACTTCGTCAAGGCATGCTAGACGAGTATTGCATGGAGAACTGCTAGGTGGCTACTTAACAAAGCCACCTCCTCTGAAG GGAAGAAGCAGCGATATATCAACAGCTGAATCTGGATCGGATTTTGATGATCTTGGCTCTCCTATTGCAACTGGGTTGGCTGAATATATTCATTTGCCTCCGGTTTGTGAGGAA GTCAGGGCAAGAGATTTGACAGCTTACTACAGTTGCGAtgaccattttgttgtggtcgACAAAGCTGTGGATTGTGGTAGAAGAGGACCAGTGTCTGATAAAGCATGTTTAGAGCTTAAAGATCAAGGGAGGCTGTCCAATGGTAGTGCAACATCAAGTTCACCAG ATAATTTGACCAGTGAGAGCTGCGTTACCACAAAGGAGGATTCAGAGGAAGGAATTTTCCAATATGTCGCAAGAATAATCATAACGTTTCTTGTTGGACTTCTATCCTGCTTTTGTATTTTAGGTAGGAGAGAAGAGAGACGATTGGGAAACAACCATCCTTCGGATATACTGGATCCCACTGCCAACAACCATCCAGCTATGGAAACTATTGAAGAACATCTCAGTCCTTGTTTAGAGCGCCTTCAGAGGCTTGAGATAATGTTCGATGAGCTAAGCAGCAAGCCTTCAGAGATTCCTTTAGACAAAGAGCATGTGCTTCTGGAATCTTGGGACAGAATAAAGTCAGTTGAGTGTGACCTTGAGAGGACCAAAAAA GTTTTACAGGCCACATTGATGAAGCAACTGGAAATTGCCGACTCATTAGAAGCTGTGCAGGAGTCAAACCTTCGG AGGCGGAGATTTTGTTGA
- the LOC103710648 gene encoding phosphatidylinositol/phosphatidylcholine transfer protein SFH13-like isoform X4: MSGLEGVLAYDERKERRSDVENSEDERRRLSIGSLKKKAWHASSRLTHSLKKRGKRKVDYRASSVSIEDIRDAEEECAVYAFRQELISRNLLPDRHDDYHMLLRFLKARKFDFDKTIQMWAEMLQWRKEFGTDTILEDFEFEELEEVLRCYPQGYHGVDKEGRPVYIERIGKVEPNKLMYITTVDRYIKYHVQEFERAFHEKFPACSIAAKRHVDSTTTILDVHGVGLKNFSKTARELLLTMQKIDGDYYPETLHQMFIVNAGSGFKLLWNTVKGFLDPKTTAKIHVLGSKFQHRLLEAIDASQLPDFLGGSCTCLAEGGCLKSNNGPWKDPNIMKLVRNARTTSSRHARRVLHGELLGGYLTKPPPLKGRSSDISTAESGSDFDDLGSPIATGLAEYIHLPPVCEEVRARDLTAYYSCDDHFVVVDKAVDCGRRGPVSDKACLELKDQGRLSNGSATSSSPDNLTSESCVTTKEDSEEGIFQYVARIIITFLVGLLSCFCILGRREERRLGNNHPSDILDPTANNHPAMETIEEHLSPCLERLQRLEIMFDELSSKPSEIPLDKEHVLLESWDRIKSVECDLERTKKVLQATLMKQLEIADSLEAVQESNLRRRRFC, translated from the exons ATGTCAG GTCTTGAAGGAGTGCTTGCTTATGATGAGAGAAAGGAAAGGAGATCAGATGTGGAGAATTCAGAAGATGAAAGAAGAAGATTATCAATAGGGTCGCTAAAGAAAAAGGCATGGCATGCTTCAAGCAGATTAACCCATTCTCTTAAGAAACGGGGGAAAAGGAAAGTTGATTACAGGGCTTCTTCGGTTTCCATTGAGGATATAAGAGATGCAGAAGAAGAGTGTGCAGTCTATGCATTCCGACAAGAACTTATTTCTAGAAATTTGTTGCCTGATAGGCATGATGATTACCACATGCTGCTCAG ATTTTTGAAAGCTAGGAAGTTTGACTTTGACAAAACTATTCAGATGTGGGCTGAGATGCTTCAGTGGAGAAAAGAATTTGGAACAGATACCATATTGGAG GATTTTGAGTTTGAAGAGCTGGAGGAAGTCCTGCGCTGCTATCCTCAGGGTTACCATGGAGTTGACAAAGAGGGAAGACCTGTATATATAGAAAGGATAGGAAAAGTTGAGCCAAATAAGCTTATGTACATCACCACAGTAGATCGCTACATAAAGTATCATGTACAGGAATTTGAGAGAGCTTTTCATGAAAAGTTTCCTGCATGTTCAATTGCAGCCAAGAGACACGTTGATTCGACAACTACGATATTGGATGTGCATGGTGTG GGTCTGAAAAATTTTAGCAAGACTGCAAGAGAACTCCTGCTAACAATGCAGAAAATAGATGGTGATTACTATCCTGAG ACTCTACATCAAATGTTCATTGTTAATGCTGGTTCCGGCTTTAAGCTGCTCTGGAACACAGTGAAGGGTTTTCTTGACCCCAAAACTACTGCAAAGATACAT GTATTGGGATCAAAATTTCAGCATAGACTACTAGAAGCTATCGATGCAAG CCAACTGCCAGACTTCTTGGGTGGCTCTTGCACATGCCTTGCTGAGGGGGGGTGTCTTAAGTCTAATAACGGACCATGGAAGGATCCTAACATTATGAAG CTTGTGCGTAATGCTCGAACGACTTCGTCAAGGCATGCTAGACGAGTATTGCATGGAGAACTGCTAGGTGGCTACTTAACAAAGCCACCTCCTCTGAAG GGAAGAAGCAGCGATATATCAACAGCTGAATCTGGATCGGATTTTGATGATCTTGGCTCTCCTATTGCAACTGGGTTGGCTGAATATATTCATTTGCCTCCGGTTTGTGAGGAA GTCAGGGCAAGAGATTTGACAGCTTACTACAGTTGCGAtgaccattttgttgtggtcgACAAAGCTGTGGATTGTGGTAGAAGAGGACCAGTGTCTGATAAAGCATGTTTAGAGCTTAAAGATCAAGGGAGGCTGTCCAATGGTAGTGCAACATCAAGTTCACCAG ATAATTTGACCAGTGAGAGCTGCGTTACCACAAAGGAGGATTCAGAGGAAGGAATTTTCCAATATGTCGCAAGAATAATCATAACGTTTCTTGTTGGACTTCTATCCTGCTTTTGTATTTTAGGTAGGAGAGAAGAGAGACGATTGGGAAACAACCATCCTTCGGATATACTGGATCCCACTGCCAACAACCATCCAGCTATGGAAACTATTGAAGAACATCTCAGTCCTTGTTTAGAGCGCCTTCAGAGGCTTGAGATAATGTTCGATGAGCTAAGCAGCAAGCCTTCAGAGATTCCTTTAGACAAAGAGCATGTGCTTCTGGAATCTTGGGACAGAATAAAGTCAGTTGAGTGTGACCTTGAGAGGACCAAAAAA GTTTTACAGGCCACATTGATGAAGCAACTGGAAATTGCCGACTCATTAGAAGCTGTGCAGGAGTCAAACCTTCGG AGGCGGAGATTTTGTTGA
- the LOC103710648 gene encoding phosphatidylinositol/phosphatidylcholine transfer protein SFH13-like isoform X2 — protein sequence MSGKGLEGVLAYDERKERRSDVENSEDERRRLSIGSLKKKAWHASSRLTHSLKKRGKRKVDYRASSVSIEDIRDAEEECAVYAFRQELISRNLLPDRHDDYHMLLRFLKARKFDFDKTIQMWAEMLQWRKEFGTDTILEDFEFEELEEVLRCYPQGYHGVDKEGRPVYIERIGKVEPNKLMYITTVDRYIKYHVQEFERAFHEKFPACSIAAKRHVDSTTTILDVHGVGLKNFSKTARELLLTMQKIDGDYYPETLHQMFIVNAGSGFKLLWNTVKGFLDPKTTAKIHVLGSKFQHRLLEAIDASQLPDFLGGSCTCLAEGGCLKSNNGPWKDPNIMKLVRNARTTSSRHARRVLHGELLGGYLTKPPPLKGRSSDISTAESGSDFDDLGSPIATGLAEYIHLPPVCEEVRARDLTAYYSCDDHFVVVDKAVDCGRRGPVSDKACLELKDQGRLSNGSATSSSPDNLTSESCVTTKEDSEEGIFQYVARIIITFLVGLLSCFCILGRREERRLGNNHPSDILDPTANNHPAMETIEEHLSPCLERLQRLEIMFDELSSKPSEIPLDKEHVLLESWDRIKSVECDLERTKKVLQATLMKQLEIADSLEAVQESNLRRRRFC from the exons ATGTCAGGTAAGG GTCTTGAAGGAGTGCTTGCTTATGATGAGAGAAAGGAAAGGAGATCAGATGTGGAGAATTCAGAAGATGAAAGAAGAAGATTATCAATAGGGTCGCTAAAGAAAAAGGCATGGCATGCTTCAAGCAGATTAACCCATTCTCTTAAGAAACGGGGGAAAAGGAAAGTTGATTACAGGGCTTCTTCGGTTTCCATTGAGGATATAAGAGATGCAGAAGAAGAGTGTGCAGTCTATGCATTCCGACAAGAACTTATTTCTAGAAATTTGTTGCCTGATAGGCATGATGATTACCACATGCTGCTCAG ATTTTTGAAAGCTAGGAAGTTTGACTTTGACAAAACTATTCAGATGTGGGCTGAGATGCTTCAGTGGAGAAAAGAATTTGGAACAGATACCATATTGGAG GATTTTGAGTTTGAAGAGCTGGAGGAAGTCCTGCGCTGCTATCCTCAGGGTTACCATGGAGTTGACAAAGAGGGAAGACCTGTATATATAGAAAGGATAGGAAAAGTTGAGCCAAATAAGCTTATGTACATCACCACAGTAGATCGCTACATAAAGTATCATGTACAGGAATTTGAGAGAGCTTTTCATGAAAAGTTTCCTGCATGTTCAATTGCAGCCAAGAGACACGTTGATTCGACAACTACGATATTGGATGTGCATGGTGTG GGTCTGAAAAATTTTAGCAAGACTGCAAGAGAACTCCTGCTAACAATGCAGAAAATAGATGGTGATTACTATCCTGAG ACTCTACATCAAATGTTCATTGTTAATGCTGGTTCCGGCTTTAAGCTGCTCTGGAACACAGTGAAGGGTTTTCTTGACCCCAAAACTACTGCAAAGATACAT GTATTGGGATCAAAATTTCAGCATAGACTACTAGAAGCTATCGATGCAAG CCAACTGCCAGACTTCTTGGGTGGCTCTTGCACATGCCTTGCTGAGGGGGGGTGTCTTAAGTCTAATAACGGACCATGGAAGGATCCTAACATTATGAAG CTTGTGCGTAATGCTCGAACGACTTCGTCAAGGCATGCTAGACGAGTATTGCATGGAGAACTGCTAGGTGGCTACTTAACAAAGCCACCTCCTCTGAAG GGAAGAAGCAGCGATATATCAACAGCTGAATCTGGATCGGATTTTGATGATCTTGGCTCTCCTATTGCAACTGGGTTGGCTGAATATATTCATTTGCCTCCGGTTTGTGAGGAA GTCAGGGCAAGAGATTTGACAGCTTACTACAGTTGCGAtgaccattttgttgtggtcgACAAAGCTGTGGATTGTGGTAGAAGAGGACCAGTGTCTGATAAAGCATGTTTAGAGCTTAAAGATCAAGGGAGGCTGTCCAATGGTAGTGCAACATCAAGTTCACCAG ATAATTTGACCAGTGAGAGCTGCGTTACCACAAAGGAGGATTCAGAGGAAGGAATTTTCCAATATGTCGCAAGAATAATCATAACGTTTCTTGTTGGACTTCTATCCTGCTTTTGTATTTTAGGTAGGAGAGAAGAGAGACGATTGGGAAACAACCATCCTTCGGATATACTGGATCCCACTGCCAACAACCATCCAGCTATGGAAACTATTGAAGAACATCTCAGTCCTTGTTTAGAGCGCCTTCAGAGGCTTGAGATAATGTTCGATGAGCTAAGCAGCAAGCCTTCAGAGATTCCTTTAGACAAAGAGCATGTGCTTCTGGAATCTTGGGACAGAATAAAGTCAGTTGAGTGTGACCTTGAGAGGACCAAAAAA GTTTTACAGGCCACATTGATGAAGCAACTGGAAATTGCCGACTCATTAGAAGCTGTGCAGGAGTCAAACCTTCGG AGGCGGAGATTTTGTTGA